The Malus domestica chromosome 06, GDT2T_hap1 genome has a segment encoding these proteins:
- the LOC103437014 gene encoding uncharacterized protein isoform X1: MSSDPMNPPGLVVSTTEPILSFLTSASTDPHLSHELQQIASNLSSKPTVPYKSLRALWVASDASTRPHLAQLFSGCEFVLTSPKPREKSEELKARLKKLAEVLERNAYAELVKDITPKKETTEPFSSYKDQLGFGLHVVVTMFTCYLVGYAAFRALFNHSPVMNAAGGILGLVIGMLVETFIFIIRTSSQDLRSSSSTSKLKKNQ; encoded by the exons ATGAGCAGTGATCCGATGAACCCACCTGGACTGGTCGTATCGACCACCGAACCCATCCTCTCATTCCTCACCTCAGCTTCCACAGACCCACACCTCTCTCATGAACTCCAGCAAATTGCTTCCAATCTATCCTCCAAACCCACTGTACCGTACAAGTCTCTCCGAGCTCTTTGGGTTGCATCTGATGCCTCGACCCGACCGCACTTGGCCCAACTCTTCTCCGGATGCGAGTTCGTCCTCACCAGCCCCAAACCCAGAGAAAAG AGTGAGGAGTTGAAGGCTAGACTTAAGAAGCTGGCTGAAGTTTTGGAGAGGAATGCATATGCAGAACTTGTGAAGGATATTACACCTAAAAAAGAAACCACTGAGCCTTTCTCTTCTTACAAGGATCAACTCGGCTTTG GTTTACATGTTGTGGTGACCATGTTTACCTGCTATTTGGTAGGATATGCTGCATTCAGAGCTTTGTTTAACCACAGTCCCGTCATG AATGCTGCTGGAGGCATTCTTGGATTGGTCATTGGCATGCTCGTGGAAacatttattttcattattagAACTTCTAGTCAAGATCTCAGATCATCTTCTTCCACATCCAAGCTAAAGAAGAATCAGTAG
- the LOC103437014 gene encoding uncharacterized protein isoform X2: protein MSSDPMNPPGLVVSTTEPILSFLTSASTDPHLSHELQQIASNLSSKPTVPYKSLRALWVASDASTRPHLAQLFSGCEFVLTSPKPREKSEELKARLKKLAEVLERNAYAELVKDITPKKETTEPFSSYKDQLGFGYAAFRALFNHSPVMNAAGGILGLVIGMLVETFIFIIRTSSQDLRSSSSTSKLKKNQ, encoded by the exons ATGAGCAGTGATCCGATGAACCCACCTGGACTGGTCGTATCGACCACCGAACCCATCCTCTCATTCCTCACCTCAGCTTCCACAGACCCACACCTCTCTCATGAACTCCAGCAAATTGCTTCCAATCTATCCTCCAAACCCACTGTACCGTACAAGTCTCTCCGAGCTCTTTGGGTTGCATCTGATGCCTCGACCCGACCGCACTTGGCCCAACTCTTCTCCGGATGCGAGTTCGTCCTCACCAGCCCCAAACCCAGAGAAAAG AGTGAGGAGTTGAAGGCTAGACTTAAGAAGCTGGCTGAAGTTTTGGAGAGGAATGCATATGCAGAACTTGTGAAGGATATTACACCTAAAAAAGAAACCACTGAGCCTTTCTCTTCTTACAAGGATCAACTCGGCTTTG GATATGCTGCATTCAGAGCTTTGTTTAACCACAGTCCCGTCATG AATGCTGCTGGAGGCATTCTTGGATTGGTCATTGGCATGCTCGTGGAAacatttattttcattattagAACTTCTAGTCAAGATCTCAGATCATCTTCTTCCACATCCAAGCTAAAGAAGAATCAGTAG